The following proteins are encoded in a genomic region of Sylvia atricapilla isolate bSylAtr1 chromosome 14, bSylAtr1.pri, whole genome shotgun sequence:
- the LOC136367506 gene encoding proton-coupled amino acid transporter 1-like: MSTRRLRSEDYNDYSSTDVTPEGSPPDGMNGFAHPESYQRFGETNGTTWYQTLIHLLKGNIGTGLLGLPLAVKNAGILLGPLSLLVMGVVAVHCMGILVKCAHHFCNRFQKQFLDYGGAVMYGLEATPSACLRTHAIWGRRIVGVFLIITQLGFCCVYFVFLADNLRQVVSAANGTTNDCSSNRTVVMTPTMDSRLYMLSILPFVVLLTFIQNLKVLSIFSMLANVAMLVSLVVIYQYIVRDIPDPRNLPLAAPWKTYPLFFGTAIFAFEGIGVVLPLENKMKNPRQFPVILYVGMTIVTILYISLSVLGYLRFGADIQASITLNLPNCWLYQAVKLLFSIGIFFTYAVQFYVPAEIIIPPLVARVSERWGWLVNLFLRVALVCVTCVLAILIPRLDLVISLVGSISSSALALIFPPLLEIATYYSEGMHPLVIAKDIAISLFGFVGFVVGTYEALVELVAPAATVVNATTVLVQ; this comes from the exons GTGGTACCAGACCCTGATCCATCTGCTGAAGGGGAATATTGGgacagggctgctggggctgcctctggCTGTGAAGAATGCTGGCATCCTG CTGGGTCCTCTGAGCCTGCTGGTGATGGGAGTCGTGGCTGTGCACTGCATGGGCATCCTGGTGAAATGTGCCCATCACTTCTGCAACAG GTTCCAGAAGCAGTTTCTGGACTATGGAGGTGCTGTGATGTATGGGCTGGAGGCAACTCCCAGTGCCTGCCTGAGGACACATGCCATCTGGGGAAG ACGTATAGTGGGAGTTTTCCTGATCATCACTCAGCTGGGTTTCTGCTGTGTGTACTTTGTCTTTCTGGCGGACAATCTGAGACAG GTTGTGTCTGCTGCAAATGGGACCACCAATGACTGCAGCTCAAACAGGACGGTGGTGATGACCCCCACCATGGACTCTCGCCTGTACATGCTTTCCATCCTGCCTTTCGTGGTGCTGCTCACGTTTATCCAGAACCTCAAGGTCCTGTCCATCTTCTCCATGCTGGCCAACGTGGCCATGCTTGTCAGCCTTGTTGTGATCTACCAGTACATCGTCAGG GACATTCCTGATCCCAGAAACCTGCCTCTGGCAGCACCCTGGAAGACCTACCCTCTGTTCTTTGGCACTGCAATCTTTGCTTTTGAAGGCATTGGCGTG gtgcTGCCTCTGGAAAACAAGATGAAGAACCCCCGTCAGTTCCCAGTCATCCTCTACGTGGGGATGACCATTGTCACCATCCTGTACATCAGCCTGAGTGTCCTGGGCTACCTGCGCTTTGGGGCAGACATCCAGGCCAGCATAACACTCAACCTGCCCAACTGCTG GCTGTACCAAGCTGTCAAGCTGCTCTTCTCCATTGGGATTTTCTTCACCTACGCCGTGCAGTTCTACGTGCCTGCTGAGATCATCATCCCTCCCCTGGTGGCCCGGGTGTCGGAGCGCTGGGGCTGGCTGGTCAACCTGTTCCTCAGGGTGGCCCTGGTCTGTGTCACCT GTGTGCTGGCCATCCTCATCCCGCGCCTGGACCTGGTCATCTCCCTGGTGGGCTCCATCAGCAGCAGCGCCCTGGCTCTCATCTTCCCCCCGCTGCTGGAGATTGCCACCTACTACTCCGAGGGCATGCACCCCCTGGTCATTGCCAAGGACATTGCCATCAGCCTCTTTGGCTTCGTGGGCTTCGTGGTGGGCACGTACGAGGCGCTGGTGGAGCTGGTGGCACCTGCAGCCACCGTGGTGAATGCCACCACTGTCCTGGTGCAGTGA